From the genome of Glycine max cultivar Williams 82 chromosome 2, Glycine_max_v4.0, whole genome shotgun sequence, one region includes:
- the LOC100810513 gene encoding AP-1 complex subunit sigma-1 isoform X2: protein MIHFVLLISRQGKVRLAKWYSPYSQKERSKVIRELTGLIISRAPKLCNFVEWRGFKVVYKRYASLYFCICNDHEDNELETLAIIHHYVETLDRYFGSVCELDLIFNFHKAYFILDEILLAGAMQETSKRTTLRLIGAQEDLVEAAKEEASSLSNIIAQATK from the exons ATG ATTCACTTTGTGCTTCTCATCAGTCGGCAAGGAAAAGTAAGACTCGCAAAATGGTATTCACCATACTCTCAAAAGGAGAGATCCAAG GTAATTCGTGAGTTAACTGGGCTAATTATCTCTCGAGCCCCTAAGCTGTGCAACTTTGTGGAGTGGAGGGGATTCAAAGTTGTTTATAAAAG ATATGCTAGCCTATACTTTTGCATCTGCAATGATCACGAAGACAATGAATTGGAGACCTTGGCCATTATTCATCACTATGTCGAGACATTGGATCGCTATTTTGGCAGT GTTTGTGAGctggatttaatttttaattttcataag GCATATTTTATATTGGATGAAATTTTGTTGGCTGGAGCCATGCAGGAGACTAGCAAGAGAACTACTCTGAGACTGATAGGTGCACAG GAGGATTTAGTAGAAGCTGCCAAAGAGGAAGCCAGCTCATTGAGTAATATAATCGCACAGGCCACCAAGTAA
- the LOC100810513 gene encoding AP-1 complex subunit sigma-1 isoform X1: MLHISFLRRWIHFVLLISRQGKVRLAKWYSPYSQKERSKVIRELTGLIISRAPKLCNFVEWRGFKVVYKRYASLYFCICNDHEDNELETLAIIHHYVETLDRYFGSVCELDLIFNFHKAYFILDEILLAGAMQETSKRTTLRLIGAQEDLVEAAKEEASSLSNIIAQATK, from the exons ATGCTCCACATCTCATTCTTGAGAAGATGG ATTCACTTTGTGCTTCTCATCAGTCGGCAAGGAAAAGTAAGACTCGCAAAATGGTATTCACCATACTCTCAAAAGGAGAGATCCAAG GTAATTCGTGAGTTAACTGGGCTAATTATCTCTCGAGCCCCTAAGCTGTGCAACTTTGTGGAGTGGAGGGGATTCAAAGTTGTTTATAAAAG ATATGCTAGCCTATACTTTTGCATCTGCAATGATCACGAAGACAATGAATTGGAGACCTTGGCCATTATTCATCACTATGTCGAGACATTGGATCGCTATTTTGGCAGT GTTTGTGAGctggatttaatttttaattttcataag GCATATTTTATATTGGATGAAATTTTGTTGGCTGGAGCCATGCAGGAGACTAGCAAGAGAACTACTCTGAGACTGATAGGTGCACAG GAGGATTTAGTAGAAGCTGCCAAAGAGGAAGCCAGCTCATTGAGTAATATAATCGCACAGGCCACCAAGTAA
- the LOC100791577 gene encoding leucine-rich repeat protein 1, translating to MAAATPTSLRFLLSVSVTLTLLNLAASNSEGDALYTLKRSLSDPDNVLQSWDPTLVSPCTWFHVTCNQDNRVTRVDLGNSNLSGHLVPELGKLEHLQYLELYKNNIQGTIPPELGNLKSLVSLDLYNNNISGTIPPSLGKLKNLVFLRLNDNRLTGPIPKELSAVSSLKVVDVSNNDLCGTIPTSGPFEHIPLNNFENNPRLEGPELLGLVSYDTNCS from the exons ATGGCCGCAGCAACCCCCACTTCTCTGCGGTTCCTCCTCTCCGTTTCCGTAACCCTAACCCTGCTTAACCTCGCCGCCTCAAATTCCGAAGGCGACGCTCTCTACACGCTGAAACGGAGCCTCTCGGACCCTGACAACGTCCTCCAGAGCTGGGATCCCACTCTCGTTAGTCCCTGTACTTGGTTCCACGTCACCTGCAACCAGGACAACCGAGTCACTCGAGT GGATCTTGGTAACTCTAACCTATCTGGACATTTGGTACCTGAACTTGGGAAGCTGGAGCATCTACAGTATCT TGAGTTGTACAAAAACAACATTCAAGGAACTATTCCTCCGGAACTTGGAAACCTGAAGAGTCTAGTTAGCTTGGACTTGTACAACAACAACATATCAGGCACCATCCCACCTTCATTGGGGAAATTGAAGAATCTTGTCTTTTT ACGACTCAATGACAACCGACTAACTGGCCCAATTCCCAAGGAACTGTCTGCTGTTTCAAGCCTTAAAGTAGT GGATGTCTCCAACAATGATTTATGTGGTACAATTCCTACATCTGGGCCATTCGAGCATATTCCATTGAATAA CTTTGAGAATAATCCCCGCTTGGAAGGTCCAGAGTTGTTGGGACTAGTAAGTTATGACACAAACTGCTCGTGA